From Sulfuracidifex tepidarius, one genomic window encodes:
- a CDS encoding acyl-CoA dehydrogenase family protein yields MYELSKEVEEYQAKVREYSQTVVKDYAKHMDETNDGGEKIVQDMGQRGLLGMKIPPSFGGLGLGETAFAIATEELGAESGGASHSLHTQLNALQLLLSVGGDSAKDWIEAGNKGKEIYAVALTEPAAGSDLGAFQTTAKPDGNELLINGEKIFTSAGSFSTKMVVLARTSGNVGDKQGVSLLLIDSKTPGVEVHKLDLMGIRGAGVSYVKFNNARVPKDSIIGKEGDAYKGAIKALMVSRNGYAGIAVGIARGSLDEAVNRANARKQFGKALIDQEWIGFNLADAFIKVEAARLLTMRAAYLFDKGKEALSEASMAKYYAATVSAEISRLALHIYGGHGLTRGSKVERLYRDSKVMEIAEGTNEMQLMGVSRMLRKQ; encoded by the coding sequence ATGTACGAATTATCAAAAGAAGTGGAGGAATACCAAGCAAAAGTAAGAGAATATTCACAGACTGTAGTTAAAGACTATGCCAAGCATATGGACGAAACTAACGATGGAGGAGAGAAGATAGTCCAAGATATGGGGCAAAGAGGATTGTTAGGAATGAAGATACCACCAAGCTTTGGAGGATTGGGACTGGGCGAAACTGCCTTTGCAATAGCTACAGAGGAGCTTGGCGCAGAAAGTGGAGGGGCTTCTCACAGTCTTCATACGCAACTCAATGCTCTTCAGCTTTTACTTTCGGTAGGAGGAGATAGTGCTAAAGATTGGATAGAGGCAGGAAATAAAGGGAAGGAGATATACGCTGTAGCTTTAACAGAACCAGCAGCTGGATCAGACTTAGGAGCATTTCAAACCACTGCTAAACCCGATGGCAATGAGCTTCTAATAAACGGTGAAAAGATTTTCACGAGTGCTGGATCTTTCTCAACTAAGATGGTGGTTTTGGCTAGGACTAGCGGGAATGTAGGCGATAAACAAGGAGTTTCACTTCTTCTTATTGATTCCAAAACCCCAGGGGTAGAAGTGCATAAGCTTGACTTAATGGGAATAAGGGGGGCAGGAGTATCATATGTTAAATTCAATAACGCTAGAGTCCCTAAAGACTCTATAATAGGAAAGGAAGGTGACGCATACAAAGGAGCTATAAAAGCTTTGATGGTGAGCAGAAACGGATACGCTGGAATAGCTGTGGGAATAGCCAGAGGTTCATTGGATGAAGCAGTTAACAGAGCTAATGCCAGAAAGCAATTCGGTAAAGCATTAATTGACCAGGAATGGATAGGTTTCAATCTAGCTGACGCTTTCATAAAAGTAGAAGCCGCGAGGCTTCTTACAATGAGAGCTGCATATCTCTTCGATAAGGGAAAGGAGGCACTCTCAGAGGCTTCCATGGCAAAGTATTACGCTGCTACAGTGTCTGCAGAGATATCTAGGCTTGCGTTACACATCTACGGTGGCCATGGGCTTACTAGAGGATCAAAGGTAGAGAGACTTTACAGAGACTCCAAAGTAATGGAGATAGCAGAGGGCACTAATGAGATGCAACTTATGGGAGTATCCAGAATGCTAAGAAAACAATGA
- a CDS encoding A24 family peptidase C-terminal domain-containing protein, which produces MDALNILQVLLSLVMLAHTSYLDIKYREVNPLIWVFYSPLVIFGFLNFHYLNLFLFAYSYIITSIVILVFYYLSLLGGADLFLLIILNLANAHMNTLMGDSFLISEGIEPLIVLIYSLVPITIAGLINVLRNYRYTPQNFNLKNRLLLAFSGKQITVKKFLGSKFVFPLTEIDPEGKKQIRLSFSIDEDDSEWRKKFKELLDSGVLREEDKIWVAWGVPVIPFILLGYSVLLIIGFPPFL; this is translated from the coding sequence ATGGATGCGCTGAATATTTTGCAAGTTCTTCTTTCTCTAGTAATGCTTGCACATACTTCATATCTTGACATAAAATATAGAGAGGTGAATCCGCTAATATGGGTTTTTTACTCTCCTCTAGTTATATTTGGTTTCTTAAATTTTCATTATCTTAATTTATTTCTCTTCGCATATTCATATATAATTACATCGATAGTAATACTAGTCTTTTACTATCTATCACTTTTAGGTGGAGCTGATCTATTTCTTTTAATAATACTCAACCTAGCAAACGCACATATGAACACATTGATGGGAGATTCATTTCTAATCAGTGAAGGAATAGAGCCATTAATCGTTCTTATATACTCACTAGTTCCAATAACCATAGCTGGCCTCATAAATGTATTAAGAAATTATAGATATACCCCACAAAACTTTAATCTAAAAAATAGGCTTCTTCTAGCCTTTTCAGGAAAACAAATCACAGTAAAAAAATTTCTGGGTAGTAAATTTGTATTTCCTCTAACAGAAATTGATCCTGAAGGGAAAAAGCAAATTAGGCTTTCCTTCTCTATAGATGAAGACGATTCGGAATGGAGGAAAAAATTCAAGGAACTCTTAGACAGTGGAGTCTTAAGAGAGGAAGATAAAATATGGGTAGCATGGGGAGTTCCTGTAATTCCCTTTATACTCCTGGGTTATTCTGTACTTTTGATTATAGGTTTTCCTCCTTTTTTATAG
- a CDS encoding ABC transporter substrate-binding protein — protein sequence METKRVYNPLLDERILLPLRISKIVSLDPGATETIFMLGLGHLVKATDAFSYRPPEAKALPKIGSYTHVNYEMLDQISPDVILTSYGAQKNLVKKLIEEGYAVYPLPVPYSLNSILDNVILISNVLNAQHLAMNLQRKLVSIISQYTCFLRKSVKVYVEFDLGGPITIGYPTHVTHALHILGVRNVFDNYYDAYFEPDYDVLRRSDPDIVIYEPKRLTENEKVRFIDSIKKRNLDFLLDKKIVFSSGDFLAHLGPSFITLGLPWLASVLS from the coding sequence ATGGAAACCAAGAGAGTCTATAATCCCTTATTAGACGAGAGAATTCTCCTTCCCTTGAGAATATCAAAAATAGTGTCTCTTGATCCCGGAGCGACAGAGACAATATTTATGTTAGGTCTTGGTCATCTCGTTAAGGCTACTGACGCATTCAGCTATAGACCACCAGAGGCAAAGGCCCTTCCGAAGATAGGAAGTTACACTCACGTAAATTACGAAATGCTTGATCAGATATCCCCAGACGTGATCCTTACATCCTATGGTGCTCAAAAGAATCTCGTGAAGAAGCTCATTGAAGAAGGCTATGCTGTTTATCCTCTTCCAGTCCCTTATAGTTTGAATTCTATCCTTGACAATGTGATACTCATTAGCAACGTTTTGAACGCCCAGCATCTAGCTATGAACCTGCAAAGGAAGCTAGTTTCAATTATTAGTCAATACACATGTTTCTTGAGGAAGAGTGTAAAAGTATACGTAGAATTTGACCTGGGTGGCCCCATAACCATCGGTTATCCTACTCACGTGACTCACGCACTTCACATTTTAGGTGTTAGGAATGTCTTCGATAATTATTATGATGCGTATTTTGAACCAGATTATGATGTCCTACGTAGATCAGATCCAGATATTGTGATTTATGAACCCAAGAGGCTTACAGAAAATGAGAAGGTAAGGTTCATAGACAGCATCAAGAAAAGGAATTTAGATTTTCTTTTAGATAAAAAAATAGTTTTCTCTTCGGGTGACTTCTTAGCCCATCTTGGACCAAGTTTCATTACTCTGGGCTTACCATGGCTAGCGTCTGTTCTTTCTTAA
- the cimA gene encoding citramalate synthase: MNLFNYIHLCSVFKKSVVEVLDTTLRDGSQTANIGFTLKDKIRIAQELDQLGIDYIEGGWPGSNPKDKEFFMKMKDISLSRAKIAAFGSTRRKGIRPEDDVSLNSILEADVDVAVLFGKSWDLHVRDVIKSSLEENLEIVYDSIHYLKEHGLKVIFDAEHFYQGYKDNREYAMNVLRNAEKGGADVIVLADTNGGTTPIEVFEVTKNVRENISSRLGVHMHNDIGCAVANSLLALSAGATHVQGTVNGLGERTGNADLIQILPTIYYKMKMMVLNGEESMKKLKQVSKLVYELAGINPNPYQPYVGENAFTHKAGVHVDAVIKVPRAYEHLDPTLVGNNRKFVISELSGTSNLLTYLKNIGIEIDKKDPKLKKALELIKEKENMGYSFDIAPSSAVLIAMKALGIYYPFIKLDYWKVIGENSGMSIAVVKVNSNLEVSEGVGPVHALDKAIRSALVKVFPEIASIRLTDYRVILPGEVKNTESLVRVTIEFSDGTNMWKTEGVSTNVIEASVIALIDGLDYYLQVNKKIKGALSSLEV; this comes from the coding sequence ATAAATCTCTTCAATTACATTCACCTATGTTCGGTGTTCAAGAAATCCGTTGTTGAGGTATTAGATACAACATTAAGAGATGGTTCTCAGACAGCCAATATAGGTTTTACTTTAAAGGATAAGATACGAATAGCCCAGGAGCTAGATCAGTTAGGGATAGACTACATAGAAGGCGGATGGCCTGGATCGAATCCAAAGGACAAGGAGTTCTTCATGAAAATGAAGGATATATCTCTATCTAGAGCAAAGATTGCTGCATTCGGAAGCACGAGAAGAAAAGGGATAAGACCTGAAGATGACGTGTCTCTAAATTCAATTTTGGAAGCAGACGTTGATGTGGCAGTACTTTTTGGAAAGTCATGGGACCTCCATGTAAGAGATGTCATTAAGTCGAGTCTAGAGGAGAACCTGGAAATAGTATACGATAGTATACATTATCTAAAAGAGCATGGATTAAAAGTCATTTTTGATGCAGAACATTTCTATCAGGGCTATAAGGATAACAGAGAGTATGCAATGAATGTACTGAGAAATGCTGAGAAAGGAGGTGCAGACGTCATAGTATTAGCCGATACAAATGGAGGAACTACGCCTATTGAGGTGTTCGAAGTAACTAAGAATGTTAGAGAAAATATATCCTCTAGGCTGGGAGTCCATATGCATAACGACATAGGATGTGCTGTAGCGAATTCTTTACTAGCTTTGAGTGCTGGAGCCACGCATGTACAAGGCACTGTAAACGGGCTAGGGGAGAGAACTGGTAATGCAGATCTTATACAAATATTGCCTACAATATACTATAAAATGAAAATGATGGTTCTAAATGGAGAAGAAAGTATGAAAAAACTGAAGCAAGTCTCCAAGTTGGTTTACGAACTAGCTGGGATCAATCCTAATCCTTATCAACCTTATGTGGGAGAGAACGCTTTTACTCATAAGGCAGGAGTTCACGTCGATGCAGTAATAAAAGTTCCTAGAGCGTATGAGCATTTAGACCCGACTCTTGTTGGGAATAACAGAAAATTTGTGATATCAGAATTATCTGGTACATCTAATCTTCTAACATATCTGAAGAATATAGGAATAGAGATAGACAAGAAGGATCCGAAATTGAAGAAAGCACTTGAATTGATAAAGGAGAAAGAGAACATGGGATACAGCTTTGACATAGCCCCGTCTTCCGCTGTGCTCATAGCTATGAAAGCTTTAGGCATTTATTATCCATTTATAAAATTAGATTACTGGAAAGTGATAGGAGAAAATAGTGGTATGTCTATAGCGGTAGTTAAGGTCAATTCTAACTTAGAAGTATCAGAAGGTGTAGGTCCAGTTCATGCGCTTGACAAAGCGATAAGGTCTGCTCTAGTTAAAGTGTTCCCAGAAATAGCTTCAATAAGACTTACAGATTATAGAGTAATTTTGCCAGGAGAAGTAAAGAATACAGAGAGTTTAGTAAGAGTGACTATAGAATTTTCTGATGGTACGAACATGTGGAAAACTGAGGGCGTTTCAACGAATGTGATTGAGGCTTCTGTAATAGCCTTAATAGATGGGCTAGACTACTACCTCCAAGTTAATAAGAAAATAAAAGGAGCTCTCTCTTCTTTAGAAGTGTGA
- a CDS encoding 4-hydroxybenzoate octaprenyltransferase, with amino-acid sequence MNWDPGGASQNRSKFYVLMRFLRIEQTLFSLPMAYLGAFVVLRRIPSIYDLVLIFSALFFLRIAGMTNDNLADREIDSRNPRTRTRPLVTGVISVSEAKVMIIIGLIGFFVSAYLVNFWAFLLSPIVAAVVMTYPYMKRFTAFANYHLASIQGIAVFSGAVAVLGQVYNSLPQIIYDVPWLFVLSTIFWALGFDLYNHIPDAEFDSQLGLHSFAVMLGSNALKFAGLNQVGSVVLAFFADYLYNLGPIGFLSTILHGIIMAYAYYLASRGDFGRAFYYNIYSSIVLGLGVDIDIALGIPFL; translated from the coding sequence GTGAATTGGGATCCTGGAGGAGCTTCACAAAATAGAAGCAAGTTTTATGTTCTGATGAGGTTTCTAAGGATAGAGCAAACTCTTTTTAGCTTGCCTATGGCTTACCTAGGCGCTTTTGTAGTTTTAAGAAGAATACCTTCAATATATGATTTAGTTTTGATTTTCTCAGCTCTATTCTTTCTAAGAATAGCTGGTATGACTAACGATAATCTAGCTGATAGGGAAATAGATTCACGCAATCCAAGAACCCGTACTAGACCACTAGTTACTGGAGTGATATCTGTAAGTGAAGCGAAGGTCATGATAATCATTGGACTAATAGGCTTCTTTGTTTCTGCATATCTAGTTAATTTTTGGGCTTTCCTCCTTTCTCCTATAGTCGCAGCTGTCGTAATGACTTATCCTTATATGAAAAGATTTACAGCGTTTGCAAACTATCATTTAGCTTCTATACAGGGGATAGCAGTATTTAGCGGTGCTGTAGCAGTATTAGGGCAAGTGTATAATTCTTTACCACAAATTATTTACGATGTTCCATGGCTTTTCGTACTGTCCACAATATTCTGGGCACTGGGATTCGATCTTTATAACCATATTCCAGACGCAGAATTCGACAGTCAATTAGGTCTTCACAGCTTTGCTGTGATGTTGGGTAGTAATGCTTTGAAATTCGCCGGACTTAATCAGGTAGGCTCAGTCGTACTAGCTTTCTTTGCAGACTATTTATATAATCTAGGTCCAATAGGCTTTCTGTCAACAATTCTTCATGGAATTATAATGGCATATGCTTACTATTTGGCTTCTAGAGGAGATTTTGGAAGAGCGTTTTATTATAACATTTATTCTTCTATAGTTCTTGGTTTAGGCGTTGACATAGACATAGCTTTAGGAATACCCTTTTTATAA
- a CDS encoding RsmB/NOP family class I SAM-dependent RNA methyltransferase, translating to MADWRITFLRSLLFYIEKGYPLSVSIVKAKEDSKIKGINWDLIEEESRDIILNFFSLYGRKRSEKVDYWIKNKERISPSLPDWMEKELSVYLDTKLLVSSLRKRTLWLRVNTLKTSEEKTARELEKNGVLIERDKDFEFLYKVVESKVHVSSLDLVKDFRVIIQDKASVAVVNELEAEAGDELVDLSSAPGNKLSLFAMLTENKFKAIALDLDQKRLEKERLFLKKAGVDLDRVSFVLHDSTTLAMRSLVAQKVLLDAPCSSSGMIYNDPSILLSLKDKTKVDFFSRIQKEILRSAVQRLSPYLMVYSVCSIFPEEGEEITDLFSDFLVPLRKKYSHPYRGFKSVQSTRLFPFSEQTEGFYIAKFKIQ from the coding sequence TTGGCTGACTGGAGAATTACGTTTCTTAGGTCGCTTCTTTTTTATATAGAGAAAGGATATCCGTTGAGCGTATCTATTGTTAAAGCTAAGGAAGACTCTAAAATCAAAGGTATAAACTGGGACTTAATAGAGGAGGAATCTAGGGATATAATTCTGAATTTTTTCTCACTTTATGGTAGAAAAAGAAGCGAAAAAGTAGATTACTGGATTAAAAATAAGGAAAGGATATCTCCTTCATTGCCTGACTGGATGGAGAAAGAACTTTCGGTCTATCTTGATACCAAACTTCTGGTATCATCTCTAAGGAAAAGAACCTTATGGCTGAGAGTAAACACGTTGAAAACTAGCGAGGAGAAGACAGCGAGGGAATTAGAGAAAAACGGAGTTTTAATAGAGAGAGATAAGGATTTCGAGTTTTTATATAAGGTAGTGGAGTCTAAAGTTCATGTCTCCTCGTTAGATCTAGTTAAGGACTTTCGCGTCATAATTCAGGATAAGGCGAGCGTGGCAGTAGTAAATGAACTAGAGGCTGAGGCTGGTGATGAACTAGTCGATCTGTCGTCTGCTCCAGGGAATAAACTATCCTTATTTGCTATGCTGACAGAGAATAAGTTTAAGGCAATTGCATTAGATCTGGATCAAAAGAGATTAGAAAAGGAGAGGTTATTTCTAAAAAAGGCTGGAGTAGATCTAGATCGGGTTTCCTTTGTTCTTCACGATTCAACCACATTGGCTATGAGGTCTTTGGTAGCTCAAAAGGTTCTTTTGGACGCTCCATGCTCTTCATCTGGTATGATCTATAACGATCCGTCAATCTTGCTGTCACTTAAAGACAAAACAAAAGTGGATTTTTTCTCGAGAATTCAGAAAGAGATATTAAGATCTGCTGTTCAACGCCTTTCGCCTTATTTGATGGTTTATTCCGTATGTTCTATCTTTCCCGAGGAAGGAGAGGAAATCACAGATCTCTTCTCAGATTTTTTAGTACCATTAAGGAAAAAATACTCTCACCCATATAGAGGATTTAAGTCTGTGCAATCTACAAGACTCTTTCCTTTTTCGGAACAAACAGAAGGATTTTATATAGCTAAGTTTAAAATACAATAA